The Streptomyces seoulensis genome contains a region encoding:
- a CDS encoding N-acetylmuramoyl-L-alanine amidase, which yields MNQPRTHLTRRGVLKGAALAAVPYALLPGPQAAAQAAVDYPSGEWQPASSGNYTVSSRPTAYKIDRVIIHVTQETYTDTLAIFRNTEKKVSAHYLVRSADGHVAQCVREADVAWHAGNWSYNTRSIGIEHEGWVDQPAYFTNALYEQSARLTAAVCDKYGIPKDREHIIGHFQVPGTDHTDPGVNWDWVRYIRLVNFS from the coding sequence ATGAACCAGCCCCGTACCCACCTCACCCGACGCGGCGTCTTGAAGGGCGCGGCACTGGCCGCTGTCCCCTACGCCCTCCTCCCCGGCCCGCAGGCGGCCGCGCAGGCGGCGGTGGACTACCCGTCCGGAGAGTGGCAGCCCGCGAGCAGCGGTAACTACACGGTCTCCAGCCGTCCCACGGCCTACAAGATCGACCGCGTGATCATCCATGTCACCCAGGAGACCTACACCGACACGCTGGCCATTTTCCGGAACACCGAGAAGAAGGTGTCCGCGCACTACCTCGTGCGCTCGGCGGACGGCCATGTCGCCCAGTGCGTCCGGGAGGCGGACGTCGCCTGGCACGCGGGCAACTGGTCCTACAACACCCGCAGCATCGGCATCGAGCACGAGGGCTGGGTGGACCAGCCCGCCTATTTCACGAACGCCCTCTACGAGCAGTCGGCCAGGCTGACGGCCGCGGTCTGCGACAAGTACGGCATCCCGAAGGACAGGGAGCACATCATCGGCCACTTCCAGGTCCCCGGCACCGACCACACCGACCCAGGAGTGAACTGGGACTGGGTCCGCTACATCAGACTTGTCAATTTCTCCTGA